The Methylobacterium sp. PvR107 genome contains a region encoding:
- a CDS encoding alpha/beta hydrolase — protein MLSLMAQSAVNLTLLILNLLAPLEVQVDKGRAYAAGESHQADIYRPSGPGPHPVVVFLYGGGWRSGSKEDVAYVGAAFARRGFVAVIPEYRHVPAAGLPDILDDNATAVAWTLAHAAEFTGDPRRVVVVGHSSGAWAAAMLGLDAAWLERAGTSPEALAGIVGLSGPYAVAALNDPQDRQVFAGSDQALQPINHAAGPHPAMLLLTGAADGDVKPSGTVALADKLQVSGSTPQMRIYPGLGHADMVEALSVPFSLHSSVARDICRFVDAARAGP, from the coding sequence ATGCTGAGCCTCATGGCGCAGTCGGCCGTCAACCTGACGTTGCTGATCCTGAACCTGCTTGCCCCTCTCGAGGTGCAGGTGGACAAGGGGCGCGCCTACGCCGCCGGGGAGTCCCATCAGGCCGACATCTACCGGCCAAGCGGACCCGGGCCGCACCCGGTCGTAGTGTTCCTCTACGGCGGCGGCTGGCGGAGCGGGTCCAAGGAAGATGTCGCCTATGTCGGCGCCGCCTTCGCGCGACGCGGTTTCGTCGCGGTCATCCCGGAGTACCGGCATGTCCCGGCGGCGGGCCTGCCGGACATCCTGGACGACAACGCCACCGCCGTCGCCTGGACGCTCGCGCACGCGGCCGAATTCACGGGGGATCCCCGCCGGGTCGTGGTCGTGGGTCATTCCTCCGGCGCCTGGGCCGCCGCGATGCTGGGACTGGATGCGGCGTGGCTGGAACGGGCCGGGACCAGCCCGGAGGCCCTGGCGGGCATCGTTGGACTGTCGGGCCCCTACGCGGTTGCCGCGCTGAACGACCCGCAGGACCGGCAGGTCTTCGCGGGCAGCGATCAGGCCTTGCAGCCGATCAACCACGCCGCCGGGCCGCATCCGGCCATGCTGCTGCTCACGGGGGCGGCGGATGGCGACGTGAAGCCCTCCGGAACGGTCGCGCTGGCGGACAAGCTTCAGGTCTCCGGGAGCACGCCGCAGATGCGCATCTACCCGGGACTCGGTCACGCCGACATGGTGGAGGCCCTCAGCGTTCCGTTCAGCCTGCACAGCTCGGTCGCGAGAGACATCTGCCGCTTCGTCGATGCCGCACGGGCCGGGCCTTAG
- a CDS encoding alpha/beta fold hydrolase → MTPEITTPEITTPEFRGATTPSGPCAPQPVTFDGLFGWLHPAVGRRGVVLCGAFGFEQMAAHRPWRVLADALAGAGCPTLRFDYPGEGNSADPGEARVASCVAAIRQAIGYLRRATGVTEVVLVGLRLGATLAALAAEQESVDRLVLLAPVKSGHAYLREMRLRAQTIGRLPDGSNPPQEADTLTIGGFCMEAAFLADLADLNLARIDNPPAPRMLLLAAETKALATRLGALGCDVVTGPFPGLAQLVGDPIFANVPAADFARVTGFATDGMAVSAGAAPPPPPARLAGSAWDEEPTRFGPGLFGIRCGPHLPGTSAPIIVFVSTGMSVHSGWGRQTTTLARSLASEGIASIRFDLSGIGDSADRPDGRNPLFAPDGFADIAAAVDQIAGAGAPIVLVGGCSGAYAAFQALCRDPRIAGALLINLYCFDWDPEQDLDRVIRQTFGSASTYAGLLTQGSTWRRLLRGEIRVRPIAEALARRGFDAALRRVRRAWRPINPGGSVARRVAAIRRRGAEIRLLYSAGDPGLIAARRHLGRFPGRADRRLGAPVTVVAGADHNLGSPEAQALLAAQLRELLRAVRRVPAARPASTVSEIRLDAVART, encoded by the coding sequence ATGACGCCTGAGATCACGACGCCTGAGATCACGACGCCTGAGTTTCGAGGGGCGACGACGCCCTCCGGCCCGTGCGCGCCGCAGCCGGTGACGTTCGATGGTCTGTTCGGCTGGCTTCATCCGGCGGTGGGCCGGCGAGGCGTCGTTCTGTGCGGAGCCTTCGGCTTCGAGCAGATGGCCGCCCACCGGCCCTGGCGGGTGCTTGCCGACGCGCTTGCGGGCGCGGGCTGCCCGACCCTGCGCTTCGACTATCCCGGCGAGGGCAACTCCGCCGATCCCGGCGAGGCGCGCGTCGCGTCCTGCGTCGCGGCGATCCGCCAAGCCATCGGCTACTTGCGCCGCGCGACCGGAGTCACGGAGGTCGTGCTTGTCGGGCTTCGCCTCGGCGCGACCCTCGCGGCACTGGCGGCGGAACAGGAATCCGTGGACCGGCTCGTTCTGCTGGCGCCCGTGAAGAGCGGGCACGCGTACCTGCGCGAGATGCGTCTGCGCGCCCAGACGATCGGACGCCTGCCGGACGGATCGAACCCGCCCCAGGAAGCCGACACGCTGACGATCGGCGGCTTCTGCATGGAGGCCGCGTTCCTGGCCGATCTCGCCGACTTAAATCTCGCGCGGATCGACAATCCGCCGGCGCCGCGCATGCTCCTGCTCGCTGCCGAGACGAAGGCGCTTGCAACCCGCCTCGGCGCACTGGGTTGCGACGTCGTCACCGGTCCGTTTCCGGGGCTCGCCCAGCTGGTCGGCGACCCGATCTTCGCCAACGTCCCGGCTGCGGACTTCGCGCGCGTCACGGGCTTCGCGACAGACGGCATGGCGGTGTCCGCAGGCGCTGCGCCACCCCCTCCCCCGGCGCGCCTGGCGGGCTCCGCCTGGGACGAGGAGCCGACCCGATTCGGACCGGGCCTGTTCGGCATTCGCTGCGGGCCGCATCTGCCCGGGACCAGTGCGCCGATAATCGTGTTCGTCTCGACCGGCATGAGCGTGCATTCCGGTTGGGGGCGCCAGACCACGACACTGGCTCGGAGCCTGGCCAGTGAGGGCATCGCCTCGATCCGCTTCGATCTGAGCGGGATCGGCGACAGCGCGGATCGTCCGGATGGCCGCAATCCGCTTTTCGCCCCGGACGGGTTCGCCGACATCGCTGCGGCGGTCGATCAGATCGCCGGTGCGGGCGCCCCCATCGTGCTCGTGGGCGGGTGCAGTGGCGCCTACGCGGCGTTCCAGGCCCTTTGCCGGGATCCGCGGATCGCCGGCGCCCTCTTGATCAATCTCTACTGCTTCGACTGGGACCCGGAGCAGGATCTCGACCGCGTGATCCGCCAGACGTTCGGGAGCGCCTCCACCTATGCGGGACTTCTCACCCAGGGCTCGACCTGGCGGCGCCTGCTCCGGGGCGAGATCCGTGTCCGGCCGATCGCCGAGGCCCTGGCGCGGCGCGGGTTCGACGCGGCGCTCCGGCGGGTCCGCCGCGCCTGGCGCCCGATCAACCCGGGTGGCTCCGTCGCCCGGCGCGTCGCAGCCATCCGGCGCCGGGGCGCCGAGATCCGCCTGCTCTACAGCGCCGGCGATCCCGGCCTGATCGCCGCGCGCCGCCACCTCGGACGCTTTCCCGGCCGGGCCGACCGGCGCCTCGGCGCGCCGGTGACGGTCGTGGCCGGCGCGGATCACAATCTCGGCTCGCCCGAGGCGCAGGCCCTGCTGGCGGCGCAGCTGCGCGAGCTGCTGCGGGCCGTGCGGCGCGTGCCGGCGGCGCGGCCGGCTTCCACCGTCTCCGAGATCCGCCTCGACGCAGTGGCCCGGACATGA
- a CDS encoding glycosyl hydrolase 2 galactose-binding domain-containing protein encodes MARIRSVDGRVPQAPKGPWQLAVTPPGACRESRDLGGVTDWIAAEVPGTAASALLAAGRWSETAPEPIHDRDVWYRTRLQGVGRFRLNVEGLATLADIWLDDALILCSRSMFEAHSVAIDLDGPAELAICFRSLRADLDRPAKRGRWRPRMITPGSLRHVRTSAVGFMPGWCPEIDLVGPYRPITLERARPGLAAADLRAGLQDGTGRLVARLRIDGGVSAVVLLCGGREMALTEAEPGLFTGVLELPGIAPWWPHTHGEPHLHPVAARVGDALFDLGPVGFRSLSLTRSFEEGLSLAVNGVPVFCRGAIWTPPDLVGLGTEGTRTLLALVREAGMNMLRVPGTTLYPSTDFYDLCDEAGILVWQDLMLANFDYPHDDPDFAARLTREVTGFLDRTQTAPSLCVLCGGSEVWQQAAMLGAPRAVWADAFCETTLPALAAASRPDLVIVPNSPSGGALPFLPRAGCTHYFGVGAYRRPLEDARRAEIGFASECLAFSNPSDPETLGPVGPADPRWAAGIPRDRGADWDFETVRDHYVDRLFGVDPAGLRTSDPDRYLELGQAAVAEAMEATFAEWRRPRSRTAGGLVLSLSDLGPGAGWGVIDWARRPKSAWYALKRAFRPVQVFLTDEGLEGLHLHVINERPTPRALTVALTFCDVGGRVAARAERDLVLDGHAALTLSSADLLGRFFDATDSYRFGPRIHDLAHARLSEPDGTVVADSFHFLGPRPSLREVIGLSAEPVLAGAGPALRISTARLAFAVRIRAPGAHPADNGFHLAPGTTRTIAFPGADRLPRGSVCAINSSEIVEFGHDA; translated from the coding sequence ATGGCCCGCATCCGCAGCGTCGACGGCCGCGTGCCCCAGGCTCCGAAGGGGCCCTGGCAACTCGCCGTGACGCCGCCCGGCGCCTGCAGGGAGTCGCGCGACCTCGGCGGCGTCACCGACTGGATCGCGGCCGAGGTGCCCGGCACCGCGGCATCGGCTCTGCTCGCGGCCGGCCGCTGGTCCGAGACGGCACCGGAGCCGATCCACGACCGTGACGTCTGGTACCGGACCCGCCTTCAAGGCGTCGGCCGGTTCCGCCTCAACGTCGAGGGTCTGGCGACGCTGGCCGACATCTGGCTCGACGACGCTCTGATCCTGTGCAGCCGCTCGATGTTCGAGGCGCATTCCGTCGCGATCGATCTCGACGGTCCTGCCGAGCTCGCGATCTGCTTCCGGTCGCTCCGCGCGGACCTCGACCGTCCGGCCAAGCGCGGACGCTGGCGGCCGCGGATGATCACGCCCGGATCGCTCCGCCATGTGCGCACCAGCGCAGTTGGGTTCATGCCGGGCTGGTGCCCGGAGATCGATCTCGTCGGGCCGTATCGGCCGATCACCCTGGAGCGCGCCCGCCCCGGTCTTGCGGCGGCCGACCTGCGTGCCGGGCTCCAAGACGGGACCGGCCGCCTCGTCGCGCGTCTGCGGATCGACGGCGGTGTCAGCGCCGTCGTCCTCCTGTGCGGCGGCCGCGAAATGGCGCTCACCGAGGCCGAGCCGGGCCTGTTTACCGGCGTGCTGGAATTGCCCGGCATCGCGCCGTGGTGGCCCCACACGCATGGCGAACCGCATCTCCATCCGGTCGCGGCGCGTGTCGGCGACGCGCTGTTCGATCTCGGCCCGGTGGGATTCCGGTCGCTGTCGCTGACCCGATCTTTCGAAGAGGGCCTGTCGCTCGCGGTGAACGGCGTGCCGGTCTTCTGCCGCGGCGCCATCTGGACGCCGCCGGACCTCGTCGGCCTGGGCACGGAGGGAACCCGGACGCTGCTCGCGCTGGTCCGCGAGGCCGGCATGAACATGCTGCGTGTTCCCGGCACGACGCTGTATCCCTCAACCGACTTCTACGATCTCTGCGACGAGGCCGGCATCCTGGTCTGGCAGGATCTGATGCTGGCCAATTTCGACTATCCGCACGACGATCCGGACTTCGCCGCCCGTCTGACCCGGGAGGTGACGGGCTTCCTCGACCGGACCCAGACCGCGCCGTCGCTCTGCGTGCTCTGCGGCGGCAGCGAGGTCTGGCAGCAGGCCGCGATGCTCGGCGCGCCGCGCGCCGTCTGGGCCGACGCGTTCTGCGAGACCACCCTGCCGGCGCTCGCGGCGGCGTCACGTCCCGACCTCGTGATCGTACCCAATTCGCCGTCCGGCGGTGCGTTGCCGTTCCTGCCGCGCGCGGGCTGCACCCATTATTTCGGCGTCGGCGCCTATCGCCGGCCCCTCGAGGATGCCCGTCGCGCGGAGATTGGCTTCGCCAGCGAGTGCCTCGCGTTCTCGAATCCCTCCGATCCCGAGACCCTGGGTCCGGTCGGGCCGGCCGATCCGCGATGGGCGGCCGGCATCCCCCGCGACCGCGGCGCCGACTGGGATTTCGAGACAGTGCGCGACCATTACGTCGACCGCCTCTTCGGCGTCGATCCGGCCGGGCTGCGCACAAGCGATCCGGACCGCTACCTCGAACTCGGCCAGGCGGCCGTCGCCGAGGCGATGGAGGCGACCTTCGCGGAGTGGCGCCGGCCACGCTCGCGGACGGCGGGCGGCCTCGTCCTGTCCTTGAGCGATCTCGGGCCGGGTGCGGGCTGGGGTGTCATCGACTGGGCGCGGCGCCCGAAATCGGCGTGGTATGCCCTGAAGCGCGCCTTCCGGCCCGTTCAGGTCTTCCTCACCGACGAGGGGCTCGAAGGCCTCCACCTCCACGTCATCAACGAAAGGCCTACGCCGCGTGCGCTGACCGTGGCGCTGACCTTCTGCGACGTCGGCGGTCGCGTCGCGGCCCGGGCCGAGCGCGACCTTGTGTTGGACGGCCATGCGGCGCTGACGCTGTCGTCCGCCGACCTGCTCGGCCGATTCTTCGACGCGACGGACAGCTATCGGTTCGGACCGCGGATCCACGACCTTGCGCATGCACGGCTCAGCGAGCCTGACGGGACGGTCGTGGCCGACAGCTTCCACTTCCTCGGCCCGCGCCCGAGCCTCCGCGAGGTCATCGGTCTCTCGGCCGAGCCCGTGCTTGCAGGGGCCGGTCCGGCGCTGCGCATCTCGACGGCGCGTCTGGCCTTCGCGGTGCGGATCCGCGCCCCGGGCGCGCACCCCGCCGACAACGGCTTTCATCTCGCGCCCGGCACGACGCGCACCATCGCGTTCCCCGGCGCCGACCGGCTGCCGCGCGGCAGCGTCTGCGCGATCAACAGCAGCGAGATCGTGGAATTCGGCCATGACGCCTGA
- a CDS encoding DUF1839 family protein — protein sequence MTAALRLPSGLAPAGPYVPHPLHDPGRDWPETNCYVDLWIELLHGRGLAPEAMLGFTLRQDFEGDQFTFFKPPPGDIEDLYGLEVLELAVYRDLESHALMQVGTGRPVLVEVDAFYLPDTHGTTYGRDHGKTTIGILALDPAAGELDYLHNAGRFRLSGADYAGIFGPAALPPYAEFVKAVAPPLTATALPGAALDLLVRHRARAPQHNPVLAFRDSLAATADGLVCRPLSVFHAYAFNTTRQLGANFEMLASHLAWLRESGAGDFASAAEAAADLSREAKAFQFQLARAFHRRSAAGLAPRLDRPAETYARVFALLDRALGR from the coding sequence GTGACCGCCGCCCTCCGTCTGCCATCCGGGCTCGCGCCGGCCGGGCCATATGTCCCGCACCCGCTGCACGATCCCGGTCGGGATTGGCCCGAGACCAACTGCTACGTCGACCTCTGGATCGAGCTGCTGCACGGCCGCGGCCTCGCGCCGGAGGCGATGCTGGGCTTCACCCTGCGGCAGGATTTCGAGGGCGACCAGTTCACCTTCTTCAAGCCGCCGCCCGGCGATATCGAGGACCTCTACGGGCTCGAGGTATTGGAACTCGCGGTCTACCGGGACCTGGAATCCCACGCCCTGATGCAGGTGGGCACGGGTCGGCCGGTCCTGGTCGAGGTCGACGCGTTCTACCTGCCCGATACGCACGGGACGACCTACGGTCGGGACCACGGCAAGACGACGATCGGCATCCTGGCGCTCGATCCGGCCGCAGGCGAGCTGGATTACCTCCACAATGCCGGCCGTTTCCGGCTCTCGGGGGCGGATTATGCCGGTATCTTCGGTCCCGCCGCGCTGCCGCCCTACGCCGAGTTCGTGAAGGCGGTCGCCCCTCCCCTCACGGCAACCGCCCTGCCGGGCGCGGCCCTCGACCTTCTGGTCCGGCACCGCGCCCGCGCACCCCAGCACAATCCCGTCCTGGCCTTCCGCGACTCCCTCGCCGCCACGGCCGACGGGCTGGTCTGCCGGCCGCTCAGCGTGTTCCACGCCTATGCGTTCAACACGACCCGGCAGCTCGGCGCGAATTTCGAGATGCTCGCGAGCCACCTCGCGTGGCTCCGGGAAAGCGGCGCCGGCGACTTCGCATCCGCCGCGGAGGCGGCTGCCGACCTGAGCCGGGAGGCGAAGGCTTTCCAGTTCCAGCTCGCGCGGGCCTTCCACCGCCGTAGCGCTGCAGGATTGGCGCCGCGCCTCGATCGCCCCGCCGAGACCTACGCCCGCGTGTTCGCGCTGCTCGACCGGGCGCTCGGCCGCTGA
- a CDS encoding amino acid--[acyl-carrier-protein] ligase codes for MESLSPPPSDVLLEDEPAGGPTFLDRLFDHGLLIRTGVDGLYGRSGAFESVVEALDRLITRVGDADSAEVMRFPPGMSRPAFERSGYLKGFPNLAGTIHSFCGDSAGHAEILACVEAGQDWTGQQEATDVVLTPAACYPLYPVAAARGALPAEGRLFDLQSYCFRREPSLEPTRMQLFRMREYVRMGSPEQVLAFRESWLERGTAMMRDLGLPVAIDAANDPFFGRAGRMLANNQRAQGLKFELNVPVNSVEKPTACLSFNYHQDHFGSTWELRQSDGAVAHTACVGFGLERITLALLRHHGLDLAAWPEPVRAALWG; via the coding sequence ATGGAATCGCTTTCCCCTCCCCCCAGCGACGTGCTGCTCGAGGACGAGCCGGCCGGCGGTCCGACCTTCCTCGACCGCCTGTTCGATCACGGCCTGCTGATCCGCACCGGCGTCGACGGCCTCTACGGCCGCAGCGGCGCCTTCGAGAGCGTCGTCGAGGCCCTCGATCGGCTGATCACCCGCGTCGGTGACGCGGATAGCGCAGAGGTGATGCGGTTCCCGCCGGGCATGAGCCGGCCGGCCTTCGAGCGCAGCGGCTACCTCAAGGGTTTCCCGAACCTCGCGGGCACCATTCACAGCTTCTGCGGCGACTCCGCGGGCCATGCCGAGATCCTCGCCTGCGTCGAGGCCGGGCAGGACTGGACGGGTCAGCAGGAGGCCACGGACGTCGTGCTGACGCCGGCCGCCTGCTACCCCCTCTACCCGGTCGCCGCCGCCCGGGGAGCGCTCCCGGCCGAGGGCCGCCTGTTCGATCTGCAATCCTACTGCTTCCGGCGCGAGCCCTCGCTGGAGCCGACACGGATGCAGCTGTTCCGGATGCGCGAATACGTGCGCATGGGCAGCCCCGAGCAGGTTCTGGCCTTCCGTGAATCCTGGCTGGAGCGCGGCACCGCGATGATGCGCGACCTCGGCCTGCCGGTCGCGATCGACGCCGCCAACGACCCGTTCTTCGGCCGGGCCGGCCGGATGCTCGCCAACAATCAGCGGGCGCAGGGGCTGAAGTTCGAGCTGAACGTCCCGGTCAACAGCGTCGAGAAGCCGACCGCCTGTCTCAGCTTCAACTACCATCAGGACCATTTCGGCAGCACCTGGGAGCTGCGTCAATCCGACGGCGCTGTCGCCCACACGGCCTGCGTCGGCTTCGGCCTGGAGCGGATCACGCTGGCGCTGCTGCGTCACCACGGCCTCGACCTCGCCGCCTGGCCCGAGCCGGTGCGCGCCGCGCTGTGGGGCTGA
- a CDS encoding acyl-CoA dehydrogenase family protein produces MSTLAARAERAAAVAARHADAVDREGRFPAEAVAALKAERLLGLQIPGQFGGEGAGLTQIAELCSTLGQACSAAAMVFAMHHIKVSSLVTHGLDSAWHCRLMERIAREQLLVASSTTEAGIGGDLRNSLCAVEATGEVFALGKDASVISYGAQADLILATARRNPDAATSDQVLVALFADQIALTRTGGWDTLGMRGTCSEGFRLEAREIPVEQILPKPFAEIAAQSMLASSHLLWSSVWYGIATYALDRARASVQAEARRRPGQVPPTALRLAEVANAHQAMRGTIVTALRRFEDAHGDVDTIGSVGFCVMLNNLKVTVSDMAVDIVRCALTIVGLAGYRNDTPFSLGRPLRDVLSAPLMIGNDRILANTAKLLLVQKGSGQLMSA; encoded by the coding sequence ATGAGCACCCTGGCCGCGCGTGCCGAGCGGGCGGCGGCGGTGGCGGCTCGCCACGCCGACGCTGTCGATCGCGAGGGCCGCTTCCCGGCGGAGGCGGTCGCTGCCCTGAAAGCCGAGCGCCTTCTGGGCCTTCAGATCCCCGGACAGTTCGGTGGTGAAGGCGCAGGGCTCACGCAGATCGCAGAGCTCTGCAGCACGCTCGGCCAAGCCTGCAGCGCGGCCGCGATGGTCTTCGCGATGCACCACATCAAGGTGTCGAGCCTCGTCACCCACGGGCTCGACAGCGCCTGGCACTGCCGGCTCATGGAGCGGATCGCGCGCGAGCAGCTGCTCGTCGCCTCCTCGACAACCGAGGCCGGCATCGGCGGCGACCTGCGCAACAGCCTCTGCGCGGTGGAGGCGACCGGCGAGGTCTTCGCCCTCGGCAAGGACGCGTCGGTCATCTCCTACGGGGCCCAGGCCGACCTGATCCTGGCCACGGCCCGGCGCAACCCGGACGCCGCGACCTCCGACCAGGTGCTCGTGGCGCTTTTCGCCGACCAGATCGCGCTAACGCGCACCGGGGGGTGGGACACGCTCGGCATGCGCGGGACCTGCAGCGAGGGTTTCCGCCTAGAAGCCCGGGAGATTCCCGTCGAGCAGATCCTGCCGAAGCCGTTCGCGGAGATCGCCGCCCAGTCGATGCTGGCCTCGTCACACCTGCTCTGGAGCAGCGTCTGGTACGGGATCGCGACCTACGCCCTCGACCGCGCCCGCGCGTCCGTGCAGGCCGAGGCGCGCCGCCGGCCCGGGCAGGTCCCGCCGACGGCTCTGCGCCTTGCCGAGGTCGCCAACGCGCATCAGGCGATGCGCGGCACCATCGTCACGGCACTCCGTCGGTTCGAGGACGCGCACGGGGATGTCGACACGATCGGCTCCGTCGGCTTCTGCGTCATGCTCAACAATCTGAAAGTCACCGTCTCCGACATGGCCGTCGACATCGTGCGCTGCGCGCTCACGATCGTCGGGCTCGCCGGATACAGGAACGACACGCCCTTCAGCCTCGGCCGACCGCTGCGCGACGTCCTGTCCGCCCCGCTGATGATCGGCAACGACCGCATCCTCGCCAACACCGCCAAGCTTCTGCTCGTGCAGAAGGGCAGCGGCCAGCTCATGAGCGCGTGA
- a CDS encoding acyl carrier protein, with protein sequence MNITQDIRDILESNEAFAGRADQLSEDDSLFDRGLDSFGSVQLMLALEERFDVEFPDALLNRKSFSTIRSIRDAVSTLINREAA encoded by the coding sequence TTGAACATCACCCAAGACATTCGCGACATCCTTGAATCGAACGAAGCGTTCGCCGGACGGGCCGATCAGCTCTCCGAGGACGACAGCCTGTTCGACAGGGGGCTCGACTCGTTCGGCTCCGTCCAGCTGATGCTGGCCCTGGAGGAGCGGTTCGATGTCGAGTTCCCCGACGCGCTCCTGAACCGCAAGTCGTTCTCGACGATCCGGTCGATCCGCGACGCCGTGTCCACCCTGATCAATCGGGAAGCCGCATGA
- a CDS encoding acyltransferase family protein encodes MSGPALAWCRGLARAGRIETRGWPTRMIYNLQVLRALAAYLVFLLHFSLYAGPVLPRPDLLAFGAAGVDIFFVLSGFIMFVSTSGRAERPGAFLVRRAARVVPVYWLVTLGLALMALAGLRPVGIVEFRPEYLLQSLAFLPFSRGGYIEPLNSVGWTLNYEMFFYAVFAALLLIPTAAHRALAAAVVFLGLILLGLVPMPGIYWAFYTKPIVIEFAFGIGLGYAYERFGHPPARFPVRRIASVAFLAAALLLLGGQGGAYALGVSPELQGFYRPLVWGSAAVLIVGAMLLLERAGIVLRARWLFAQGNASYSFYLIHNVLLHSAAKIVSALVTPGIVSAALIFVSAFAAAALVGDLLFRSVERPGSAALRRRYERRIRPASLPSALTP; translated from the coding sequence TTGTCCGGCCCCGCTCTCGCATGGTGCCGCGGTCTCGCCCGGGCCGGGCGGATCGAGACCCGCGGGTGGCCGACGCGCATGATCTACAACCTGCAAGTCCTGCGCGCCCTCGCGGCCTACCTCGTGTTCCTGCTGCACTTCAGCCTCTACGCCGGCCCGGTCCTGCCGCGGCCGGACCTCCTCGCCTTCGGCGCGGCCGGCGTGGACATCTTCTTCGTCCTGTCCGGCTTCATCATGTTCGTCAGCACGAGCGGGCGCGCCGAGCGCCCCGGCGCGTTCCTGGTGCGGCGGGCGGCGCGCGTCGTCCCGGTCTACTGGCTGGTCACCCTCGGCCTCGCCCTCATGGCACTGGCCGGACTGAGGCCCGTCGGGATCGTGGAGTTCCGGCCGGAATACCTGCTGCAATCGCTGGCCTTCCTGCCGTTCTCACGGGGCGGCTACATTGAACCGCTGAACTCGGTCGGGTGGACGCTCAACTACGAGATGTTCTTCTATGCAGTCTTCGCGGCGCTGCTGCTGATCCCGACGGCCGCGCATCGGGCGCTGGCGGCGGCCGTCGTTTTCCTTGGCTTGATCCTGCTCGGGCTCGTCCCGATGCCGGGAATCTACTGGGCGTTCTACACGAAGCCGATCGTGATCGAGTTCGCGTTCGGAATCGGGCTCGGCTACGCGTATGAGCGCTTTGGCCATCCGCCCGCCAGGTTTCCGGTCCGACGCATCGCCAGCGTGGCCTTCCTCGCAGCCGCGCTTCTGCTTCTCGGCGGACAGGGCGGCGCCTATGCCCTGGGCGTGAGTCCCGAGCTGCAGGGCTTCTACCGGCCGCTGGTCTGGGGCTCCGCGGCGGTCCTGATCGTCGGCGCCATGCTCCTTCTGGAGCGCGCCGGAATCGTGCTGCGTGCGCGCTGGTTGTTCGCACAGGGCAACGCCAGCTACTCGTTCTATCTGATCCACAACGTGCTGCTGCACAGCGCAGCCAAGATCGTGTCGGCTCTGGTGACACCGGGCATCGTGAGCGCCGCCCTGATCTTCGTCAGCGCATTCGCGGCGGCGGCGCTCGTCGGGGATCTGCTGTTCCGGTCCGTCGAGAGACCCGGGAGCGCGGCCCTGCGGCGGCGGTACGAGCGACGGATCCGTCCCGCATCCCTGCCGAGCGCGCTCACCCCCTGA
- a CDS encoding glycosyltransferase translates to MRVAIVHDWLYVVGGAERVLEQLLRIYPGADVYALFDFLPEEDRARLGYEHARTSFIQRMPFARTRHRNYLPLMPLAIEQFDLAGYDLVISSSYAVAKGVLTGPDQLHVSYVHSPMRYAWDLQHTYLRESGCDAGIKSVIARLILHQMRLWDVRTASGPNALVANSAFVARRIQKVYGRSAEVIHPPITLSRQRFEGPRGNHFLVASRLVPYKNVEAVVRAFALLPDLELVVAGSGPDAAHLREIAGPNVSFSGFVSDDELRHLMATARAFIFAAEEDFGIIVLEASAEGTPVLALGRGGARETVQVRGPHRTGMFFETPEPQSIADCVRGFLQQEGHFSREACRAQAELFSAELFRARFSTFVDEQMALHRASCETRPRVLPRLEAVG, encoded by the coding sequence ATGCGTGTCGCGATTGTTCACGACTGGCTGTATGTCGTCGGAGGCGCCGAGCGCGTCCTCGAGCAACTGCTGAGAATCTACCCCGGCGCCGACGTGTATGCGCTGTTCGATTTCCTGCCCGAGGAGGATCGGGCACGGCTCGGCTACGAGCATGCGCGGACCAGCTTCATCCAGCGCATGCCCTTCGCGCGGACCCGGCACCGGAACTACCTGCCGTTGATGCCGCTCGCGATCGAGCAGTTCGATCTGGCCGGCTACGACCTCGTGATCTCGAGCAGCTACGCGGTGGCGAAAGGCGTCCTCACCGGGCCGGACCAGCTTCACGTCTCCTATGTCCACTCGCCGATGCGTTACGCCTGGGACCTGCAGCACACCTACCTGCGGGAAAGCGGCTGCGACGCCGGCATCAAGAGCGTGATCGCCCGCCTGATCCTGCACCAGATGCGTTTGTGGGACGTCCGCACGGCGTCCGGTCCGAACGCGCTCGTGGCGAATTCGGCCTTCGTGGCGCGACGCATCCAGAAGGTCTACGGCCGCTCGGCCGAGGTGATCCACCCGCCCATCACCCTATCGCGCCAGCGCTTCGAGGGACCGCGCGGAAACCACTTCCTCGTCGCCAGCCGCCTCGTTCCCTACAAGAATGTCGAGGCGGTGGTCCGCGCCTTCGCGCTGCTGCCCGACCTCGAGCTCGTGGTCGCCGGCAGCGGTCCGGATGCCGCGCATCTGCGGGAGATCGCCGGGCCCAACGTCTCCTTCTCGGGCTTCGTCTCCGACGACGAGCTGCGCCATCTCATGGCGACGGCCCGTGCCTTCATCTTTGCGGCGGAGGAGGATTTCGGGATCATCGTGCTCGAAGCCTCCGCCGAGGGCACGCCGGTCCTCGCGCTCGGCCGCGGCGGCGCCCGGGAGACGGTCCAGGTGCGCGGCCCCCATCGCACCGGGATGTTCTTCGAGACGCCCGAACCGCAATCCATTGCGGATTGCGTGCGCGGCTTCCTCCAGCAGGAGGGACACTTCAGCCGCGAGGCGTGTCGTGCTCAGGCCGAGCTCTTCTCGGCCGAGCTGTTCCGGGCCCGGTTCTCGACCTTCGTCGACGAGCAGATGGCGCTTCACCGGGCCTCCTGTGAGACGCGGCCGCGCGTTCTGCCGCGCCTCGAAGCTGTCGGCTGA